Proteins found in one Pirellulales bacterium genomic segment:
- the glmM gene encoding phosphoglucosamine mutase, with protein MSANPQEPIISVSGLRGIVGVSLTPEVAVRYAAAYAGETPSGPIVVTHDGRATGPMLSAVVCGALAATGRKVYDAGIAATPTTGVLVREHKAAGGVQISASHNPPEYNGMKLFSSQGRVLPAAEGARVLQQYRSWHHPWVTHASVGGVQRLSDTTSTHAGSITSLVDVQLIKKKKLTVLLDSNHGSGSILARRLMEELGVRVKILGGEPNGRFEHPPEPTEDNLQSILDEVRDSRADIGFCQDPDADRLAVIDETGRYLGEEFTLALCVDHILRRRKGAVVTNCSTSRMTEDLANKYGVPFFRSAVGEANVVDVMLQQGAILGGEGNGGVIDPRVGYVRDSFVGMALILEAMCSRDKDVSQLADELPHYAIHKTKFSFPTSALGAGFTALEQNFASAAVNKLDGLRLDWPNKWLLVRASNTEPIVRAIAEAPTAKEAEELCDTAGKVLATVV; from the coding sequence ATGTCCGCCAATCCCCAGGAACCCATTATCAGCGTCTCCGGCCTGCGCGGTATCGTGGGCGTATCCCTCACCCCCGAAGTGGCGGTCCGCTATGCCGCAGCCTATGCCGGCGAAACCCCATCCGGGCCGATAGTCGTCACGCATGACGGCCGCGCGACCGGGCCAATGCTTTCCGCCGTGGTCTGCGGGGCGCTGGCCGCGACCGGACGCAAGGTCTACGACGCGGGGATCGCCGCCACGCCCACGACGGGGGTTTTGGTGCGCGAGCACAAGGCCGCGGGGGGGGTGCAGATTTCCGCCAGCCACAATCCTCCCGAATACAACGGTATGAAGCTGTTTTCCTCGCAGGGACGAGTCCTTCCCGCCGCCGAGGGGGCGCGGGTGCTCCAGCAATACCGCTCTTGGCACCACCCCTGGGTAACCCATGCCAGCGTGGGGGGTGTGCAGCGGCTCAGCGACACCACTTCCACCCACGCGGGGTCCATCACCAGTTTGGTGGATGTGCAACTGATCAAAAAGAAAAAACTGACGGTGCTGCTGGATTCCAACCACGGCTCCGGCAGCATTTTGGCCCGGCGGTTGATGGAAGAGTTGGGGGTGCGGGTTAAGATTTTAGGTGGCGAGCCAAACGGCCGATTCGAGCATCCTCCCGAGCCAACGGAAGACAACCTGCAATCGATTCTGGACGAAGTGCGCGACAGTCGCGCGGATATCGGTTTTTGCCAGGATCCGGATGCCGACCGGCTGGCCGTGATTGACGAAACAGGCCGCTATTTGGGAGAGGAATTCACGCTGGCCCTGTGCGTGGATCACATCTTGCGGCGGCGCAAGGGGGCCGTGGTGACAAACTGCTCCACCAGCCGGATGACCGAGGATCTGGCAAATAAGTACGGCGTGCCGTTTTTTCGCTCCGCGGTGGGAGAAGCCAACGTGGTCGATGTCATGCTGCAACAAGGAGCGATTTTAGGCGGAGAGGGGAACGGCGGCGTGATTGATCCGCGCGTCGGTTATGTGCGTGACAGCTTTGTGGGAATGGCGTTAATTTTGGAGGCGATGTGCAGCCGCGATAAAGATGTCAGCCAGTTGGCGGACGAACTGCCGCACTATGCGATTCATAAGACCAAATTCAGCTTTCCCACGTCGGCGCTGGGGGCCGGTTTTACAGCGTTAGAGCAAAACTTTGCCTCCGCCGCGGTCAACAAGCTAGACGGCCTGCGGCTGGACTGGCCGAACAAGTGGCTCTTGGTCAGAGCCAGCAATACCGAGCCTATCGTGCGGGCAATCGCCGAAGCCCCGACCGCCAAAGAAGCCGAGGAACTTTGCGACACCGCGGGGAAAGTGCTGGCCACGGTGGTCTAA